The proteins below come from a single Mucilaginibacter mali genomic window:
- a CDS encoding IS1182 family transposase, producing MGGKVVFKEYDPDQLTFLPYKLEELVPQGHPVRIVSKVVDQVDVKPINRKYKGGGASSFHPRLMLKLLIYGYLTNTYSSRKLEDQAAQNVHFMWLLGMKKPDHNTINRFRSEKLSGVLKEIFSQIVLLLQQEGIVSLKEAVFTDGTKIESVANKYTFVWGKSIKNSKEKMKAQLDELWSYAQTIAAEELKDTAPLEYSEINPEKVKETISKINAALDDKEDVDKKVRQKLNYAKKHWPENLARYDEQEKLLGGRNSFSKTDPGATFMRMKEDPMLNGQLKPGYNLQISTQEQFILNYSLHQTTTDYQTLPSHIEQYETLYHALPKAVVADAGYGSDENYGVLQQKGIEAYIKYNTFDQEQNKGIKAFGNDSLHYNEQEDYLVCPMGQHMQHIGTGQRVSTSGYVQLISRYQAQNCENCPMRGVCHQAAGNRVVEINHSLRIHKQIAKERLNTEQGIKYRKRRPADVEPVFANLKHNHGFRRFLLKGMSKTEVEIGLLSIAHNLRKWKA from the coding sequence ATGGGAGGAAAAGTAGTCTTTAAGGAATATGATCCTGACCAGTTAACCTTTTTACCGTATAAACTGGAGGAACTGGTACCGCAGGGTCATCCGGTACGTATTGTATCGAAGGTGGTCGATCAGGTAGATGTTAAACCGATTAACCGCAAGTATAAAGGCGGCGGGGCATCCAGCTTTCATCCGCGGCTGATGCTCAAGCTGCTGATCTACGGTTATCTGACCAACACGTATTCTTCACGGAAGTTGGAAGACCAGGCCGCGCAGAATGTACATTTCATGTGGCTTTTAGGCATGAAAAAGCCTGATCACAATACCATCAACCGTTTCCGGAGCGAGAAGCTGTCGGGTGTTTTAAAGGAGATCTTCTCACAGATCGTATTGTTATTACAGCAGGAAGGTATCGTCTCGCTGAAAGAAGCTGTTTTTACCGATGGTACCAAGATCGAATCGGTAGCGAACAAGTACACTTTTGTATGGGGCAAAAGCATTAAGAACAGCAAGGAGAAGATGAAAGCCCAATTGGATGAACTGTGGAGTTATGCGCAAACCATCGCTGCCGAAGAACTTAAAGACACCGCACCGCTGGAATACAGCGAGATCAACCCGGAAAAAGTAAAAGAAACGATCTCAAAGATCAACGCCGCCCTGGACGATAAGGAAGATGTCGATAAGAAAGTAAGGCAGAAGCTGAACTATGCCAAAAAGCACTGGCCGGAGAACCTGGCCCGGTATGACGAGCAGGAAAAGCTGTTAGGCGGTCGCAACAGCTTTTCGAAGACCGACCCGGGTGCCACCTTCATGCGGATGAAAGAAGACCCTATGCTGAACGGGCAGCTTAAACCCGGATACAATCTGCAGATCTCCACCCAGGAGCAGTTCATCTTGAACTATAGCCTGCACCAAACCACAACCGATTACCAGACCCTTCCATCACACATCGAACAATACGAAACTTTATATCATGCACTTCCAAAAGCGGTAGTGGCCGATGCGGGCTACGGTTCGGACGAGAACTATGGCGTATTACAGCAAAAAGGCATTGAAGCTTATATCAAATACAACACGTTCGACCAGGAACAAAATAAAGGCATCAAAGCATTCGGTAATGACAGTTTGCACTATAATGAACAGGAAGATTACCTGGTATGTCCGATGGGACAACACATGCAGCATATCGGCACCGGGCAGCGGGTCTCCACATCCGGCTATGTGCAACTGATCAGCCGCTATCAGGCGCAGAATTGTGAAAACTGCCCCATGCGGGGCGTTTGTCACCAAGCAGCCGGTAACCGCGTGGTGGAGATCAACCACAGCCTTAGAATACACAAGCAGATAGCGAAAGAAAGATTGAATACCGAACAGGGCATCAAATACCGAAAGCGACGGCCCGCAGATGTCGAACCGGTGTTCGCCAACCTGAAGCATAATCACGGCTTCAGGCGATTCCTGCTGAAGGGAATGTCCAAAACCGAGGTCGAAATAGGGTTATTATCCATCGCACATAACCTCAGAAAGTGGAAAGCCTGA
- a CDS encoding undecaprenyl-diphosphate phosphatase, which produces MNIFHAIILAIIEGLTEFLPVSSTGHMVIASALMGIGKEEFVKLFEVVIQLGAILSVVILYFKRFFQTVGFYFKLVVGVLPAVVVGVLFKKKIDMLLENPLVVAFSLLIGGVILLFVDDWFKKSSVKEEKEISYLTALKVGIFQCLAVVPGVSRSAATIVGGMSQKLSRTAAAEFSFFLAVPTMFGATLKELYDFHKTHEQMFTGDEVKMLIIGNVIAFVVAMLAIRTFITFLEKKGFRLFGIYRIVVGLLIIGLYYAGYSFNF; this is translated from the coding sequence ATGAACATTTTTCATGCCATCATCCTCGCAATTATTGAGGGGCTGACCGAGTTTCTGCCGGTATCGTCAACCGGGCACATGGTTATTGCCAGCGCCCTGATGGGTATTGGCAAAGAGGAGTTTGTTAAACTGTTTGAAGTGGTGATACAATTGGGCGCTATCCTTTCGGTAGTGATATTATACTTTAAGCGCTTTTTCCAAACCGTTGGCTTTTACTTTAAGCTGGTGGTGGGTGTATTGCCGGCCGTAGTGGTTGGCGTGCTGTTTAAAAAGAAGATAGATATGTTACTGGAGAACCCGCTGGTGGTAGCTTTTTCGTTGCTGATTGGCGGTGTGATCCTGCTGTTTGTTGACGACTGGTTTAAAAAATCGTCGGTTAAGGAAGAAAAGGAGATCAGCTATCTTACTGCTTTAAAGGTGGGCATTTTCCAGTGTTTGGCCGTGGTGCCGGGGGTATCACGTTCGGCCGCTACCATTGTTGGCGGTATGAGCCAAAAGCTAAGCCGCACCGCCGCCGCCGAGTTCTCGTTCTTTTTAGCCGTGCCCACCATGTTTGGCGCCACGCTGAAGGAATTGTACGACTTCCACAAAACTCACGAGCAAATGTTTACCGGCGATGAAGTAAAAATGCTGATCATTGGTAACGTGATAGCCTTTGTGGTAGCCATGCTGGCCATCCGCACGTTCATCACCTTTTTAGAGAAGAAAGGCTTCCGCTTGTTCGGTATCTACCGTATAGTTGTAGGCTTACTGATCATTGGGTTGTACTATGCCGGGTATTCGTTTAATTTTTAG
- a CDS encoding M1 family metallopeptidase, whose amino-acid sequence MKRLFTFLFTSITVTGLVHAQDIQNNPGSNHGNKFEQLGTIMPTPNEQRTASGAPGTKYWQQRADYNIKCELDEKNLKLTGSETVTYFNNSPDPLTYIWLQLDENQHSTLNNADYQSSSNMPRGGSSVQNIERSAGRNGTADNGLGDMITKLTDATGRKLSYTINKTMMRIDLPTPLMPGKQFIFNLDWNYKISDRLTVGGRGGYEYFPEDKNYLFTMTQWYPRLCVYSDFQGWQNHQFTGRGEFALTFGNFHVQMTVPSDHVVGGTGECVNYAAVLTPARLARYNQAKTSKEPVEIVTLAEAKAAEQHPATAKKTYVFQANNVRDFAWTSSRKFVWDAMGVPVGGHTTMCMSFYSKESYALWKPYSTRLVAHTVKTYSDFTFPYPYPVAQSVEASNGMEYPMICFNNGRNEKDGTYSETTKNGMIGVIIHEVGHNFFPMIVNSDERQWTWMDEGLNSFVEYLTEELWDNKFPSKKGAAYTIASYMRLPKDQLEPIMTNSENIVQFGPNAYSKPATALNILRETIMGRKLFDYAFKEYARRWAFKHPTPADLFRTMEDASGEDLDWFWRGWFYGTDPVDISLDSVKVGKGAPTDKPDMSAMFAGFGGRGGAGGGARGGFGGQQGVVAPPAVNAFEDISKVRNRSDKNISFYVDKNPATQDFYYKYDRGMVGVDEEKAKSLTAAAQANRPAAGGSNTEPMTDEEKAKYAGKYFYELNFSNKGGLVMPIIVEFTFKDGTTQIDRIPAQIWRLNEKHVSKFYIQDKEVASIKLDPMRETADIDETNNYWGKLPEPSKFQLFKQRAAAGGARGGATGAVNPMQVGK is encoded by the coding sequence GGCTGGTGCACGCGCAGGACATCCAGAACAACCCCGGCAGCAACCACGGTAACAAATTCGAGCAGTTGGGCACCATTATGCCAACGCCAAACGAGCAGCGTACCGCCAGCGGCGCCCCCGGCACCAAGTACTGGCAGCAGCGCGCCGATTACAACATTAAGTGCGAACTTGATGAGAAAAACCTGAAGCTGACCGGCAGCGAGACCGTTACCTATTTTAACAACTCACCCGATCCGTTGACTTACATTTGGCTGCAGTTGGACGAGAACCAGCACAGCACCCTTAACAATGCCGATTACCAAAGCAGCAGCAATATGCCGCGCGGTGGGTCATCGGTACAAAACATCGAGCGTTCGGCTGGCCGCAATGGTACAGCGGACAATGGTTTGGGCGACATGATCACCAAACTGACCGACGCTACCGGCCGTAAATTAAGCTATACCATCAACAAAACCATGATGCGTATCGACCTGCCTACCCCGCTGATGCCGGGCAAGCAGTTCATCTTTAACCTTGACTGGAACTACAAAATTTCCGACCGTTTAACCGTTGGCGGTCGCGGTGGTTACGAGTATTTCCCTGAAGATAAGAACTACCTGTTCACCATGACACAGTGGTACCCGCGCTTGTGCGTTTACAGCGATTTCCAGGGCTGGCAGAACCACCAGTTTACCGGCAGGGGCGAGTTTGCTTTAACCTTCGGTAACTTCCACGTGCAAATGACCGTTCCATCCGACCACGTAGTTGGCGGTACCGGCGAGTGCGTTAACTATGCAGCCGTATTAACCCCGGCCCGTTTAGCCCGTTACAACCAGGCCAAAACATCAAAAGAGCCGGTTGAGATCGTTACTCTGGCCGAAGCTAAAGCAGCCGAGCAGCACCCGGCTACAGCTAAGAAAACTTATGTTTTCCAGGCCAACAACGTGCGCGATTTTGCCTGGACATCATCACGTAAATTTGTTTGGGATGCCATGGGTGTTCCTGTTGGTGGCCATACTACCATGTGTATGAGCTTTTACAGCAAAGAATCGTACGCGCTGTGGAAACCATATTCAACCCGTTTAGTGGCCCACACGGTTAAAACTTATTCAGATTTTACTTTCCCTTACCCTTACCCGGTAGCGCAAAGCGTGGAGGCATCAAACGGTATGGAATACCCGATGATCTGCTTTAACAACGGCCGTAACGAAAAGGATGGCACCTATAGCGAGACCACAAAGAACGGTATGATCGGTGTGATCATCCACGAGGTTGGCCACAACTTCTTCCCGATGATCGTTAATAGCGACGAGCGCCAGTGGACATGGATGGACGAAGGCCTGAACTCGTTCGTTGAATATCTTACCGAAGAACTTTGGGATAATAAATTCCCGAGCAAAAAAGGCGCGGCTTATACCATTGCCAGCTACATGCGTTTGCCTAAAGACCAGTTAGAGCCGATCATGACCAACTCTGAGAACATTGTGCAGTTTGGTCCTAACGCTTATTCTAAACCGGCTACAGCTTTAAACATTTTGCGCGAGACCATTATGGGCCGCAAATTGTTTGATTACGCGTTTAAAGAATACGCGCGTCGTTGGGCATTTAAACACCCAACCCCTGCCGATCTGTTCCGCACTATGGAAGATGCCAGCGGCGAGGATCTGGATTGGTTCTGGAGAGGCTGGTTCTACGGTACCGACCCGGTTGATATCTCTTTAGATTCGGTTAAGGTAGGCAAAGGCGCACCAACCGATAAACCTGATATGAGCGCTATGTTCGCCGGTTTCGGCGGTCGTGGTGGTGCAGGCGGCGGTGCCCGTGGTGGTTTTGGCGGTCAGCAGGGTGTTGTTGCCCCACCAGCCGTTAATGCCTTCGAAGATATTTCTAAAGTGCGTAACCGCAGCGATAAGAATATCAGTTTCTATGTTGATAAAAACCCGGCAACCCAGGATTTCTACTACAAATACGATCGTGGTATGGTAGGGGTCGATGAAGAAAAAGCGAAATCGCTTACAGCAGCAGCGCAGGCTAACCGCCCTGCCGCCGGTGGCAGCAACACCGAGCCAATGACCGACGAAGAAAAAGCCAAATACGCCGGTAAATACTTCTACGAACTGAACTTTAGCAATAAAGGCGGCCTGGTAATGCCGATCATCGTTGAGTTTACCTTTAAGGATGGTACTACCCAGATAGACCGTATCCCGGCGCAGATCTGGCGTTTGAACGAGAAGCATGTTTCTAAATTCTACATCCAGGATAAAGAAGTGGCCTCGATAAAATTAGACCCGATGCGCGAAACTGCGGATATTGACGAAACCAATAACTACTGGGGTAAACTGCCCGAGCCGTCTAAATTCCAGCTGTTTAAACAGCGCGCGGCAGCAGGCGGTGCCCGTGGCGGTGCTACCGGTGCGGTTAACCCAATGCAGGTAGGGAAATAG